A region of Moorena producens PAL-8-15-08-1 DNA encodes the following proteins:
- a CDS encoding adenylate/guanylate cyclase domain-containing protein: MVTLRSTPYLLMPTDSGNHYMPLVGSNCWTVGRSDDNNFVLSDRWISRNHAMLQCTENGDFYLIDLGSRNGTFVNGRRVSIPVTLRNGDHLTFGQTELEFYCPAKAHQTEPSEPIDKDTQTSILHVRRLISVMVVDIRNFTVLTHQLDETTLSVAIGSWFRESGEILKRCGSWVDKYIGDAIMAIWFHGSKGVSDQEAMSILQAVNDLNKMTSNLSKEYPLPFPLRIGTGINTGHAIVGNTTGSGDRPEYTAVGDTVIAAFRLESATKELGLDIALGEDTYRYLSKIRKSELRFKQHTVNLKGYDTSTITYAGTYDDLDNFLRINSTLPSIE; encoded by the coding sequence GTGGTGACTTTGCGATCCACCCCTTACTTACTTATGCCTACTGACTCTGGCAATCACTATATGCCATTAGTTGGTAGCAATTGCTGGACCGTCGGTCGTAGTGATGATAACAATTTTGTACTTTCAGATCGCTGGATTTCCCGAAACCATGCGATGTTGCAGTGTACCGAAAACGGCGATTTCTATCTCATTGATTTAGGAAGCCGTAACGGTACATTTGTCAATGGGCGCAGAGTCAGCATTCCTGTGACCTTGCGCAATGGCGATCATCTAACCTTTGGTCAGACAGAATTGGAGTTTTATTGCCCAGCCAAGGCTCATCAAACTGAACCATCTGAACCTATAGATAAAGATACCCAAACGTCAATATTGCACGTGCGCCGCCTGATTTCAGTGATGGTGGTGGACATCCGAAACTTCACCGTACTCACCCACCAGTTGGATGAAACCACCCTGTCAGTGGCAATTGGCAGCTGGTTCCGGGAGTCTGGAGAAATTCTGAAAAGGTGTGGCAGTTGGGTAGATAAATACATCGGTGACGCAATTATGGCGATTTGGTTTCATGGCTCTAAAGGGGTCAGTGATCAAGAAGCCATGAGTATTTTGCAAGCGGTCAATGACCTGAACAAAATGACTAGCAATCTGTCTAAGGAATATCCTCTGCCCTTCCCATTGCGAATTGGTACTGGAATCAACACCGGTCATGCTATTGTTGGTAACACCACTGGTAGTGGCGATCGCCCAGAATACACGGCGGTTGGGGATACTGTAATTGCCGCTTTTCGCCTCGAATCTGCCACCAAGGAACTTGGTTTAGATATTGCCTTAGGGGAGGATACATACCGCTACCTTTCTAAAATCCGAAAGTCTGAGCTTAGGTTCAAGCAACACACTGTCAATCTCAAAGGTTATGATACTTCCACTATTACCTATGCTGGAACCTATGATGATTTAGATAATTTCTTGCGAATTAATTCTACTCTACCAAGTATTGAATAA
- a CDS encoding heavy metal translocating P-type ATPase codes for MAQLHHHQDCCNSGHCIEAVAEVTTHDDCCGNSQGKEVTTHDDCCGNSQEKEVTTHDGCCGNSQGKNEFNLWRELRAVAIATPLLLIGLIFQDSLHQTPFGIAEYAILIPAYLLCGWGVLTTAGRNILRGRIFDENFLMTIATIGAIAIHELPEAVGVMLFYQLGELVQGSAVGRSRRSIRALLEVRPDTANLLVNGEIKTVSPDQVAVGEIIRVRPGEKVPLDGEIIQGSSQLDTSALTGESVPRTVVTGDLVLAGMINQSGGLTIRVTKPFDESSIARILDLVENARSKKADTEKFITRFARYYTPVVVFLSLAVALLPPLLISGASASTWTYRALVLLVISCPCGLVISIPLGYFGGIGGAAKRGILIKGSTFLDALTQVKTVVFDKTGTLTKGNFRVTDIITHNGLSQEQLLELAAHVESGSNHPVAQSIRQAHGKPIDSSKVENYQEIAGQGILAQIDGKVVIAGNDRLLHREGISHHVSVADSTVAHLAVDGEYSGRILIADELKEDAINAIQALHQQQIKTVMLTGDSQTIANTIARRLGIDDFQAELLPEDKVNALEKILTAVNQTNHKTAFVGDGINDAPVIARADVGIAMGGLGSDAAIETADVVIMTDAPSKVAEAIAIARRTLRIVWQNIIIALAVKVVFIALGAMGVATLWEAVFADMGVALLAILNASRVLQIRE; via the coding sequence ATGGCACAACTCCATCATCATCAAGACTGCTGCAATTCTGGACATTGCATTGAAGCTGTTGCTGAGGTGACAACCCATGATGACTGCTGCGGGAACAGTCAAGGAAAGGAGGTCACAACCCATGATGACTGCTGCGGGAACAGTCAAGAAAAGGAGGTGACAACCCATGATGGCTGCTGCGGAAACAGTCAAGGAAAGAATGAATTTAACTTGTGGCGCGAGTTAAGAGCGGTCGCGATCGCTACTCCTCTTTTGTTAATCGGACTGATTTTTCAAGATAGTTTACATCAGACTCCTTTTGGCATAGCTGAATATGCCATCTTGATTCCTGCTTACTTACTCTGTGGTTGGGGAGTGCTAACCACTGCGGGGCGAAATATCCTGCGGGGTCGGATTTTTGACGAAAACTTTTTGATGACCATTGCCACCATAGGCGCGATCGCTATTCACGAACTACCGGAAGCAGTGGGGGTGATGTTGTTTTACCAGCTGGGGGAATTGGTACAGGGGTCTGCGGTGGGGCGATCGCGTCGTTCGATTCGAGCCTTGCTGGAAGTGCGACCCGATACTGCTAATCTGCTAGTTAACGGCGAGATAAAAACTGTTTCCCCTGATCAAGTTGCTGTTGGGGAAATCATTCGGGTACGCCCTGGGGAGAAAGTTCCCCTGGACGGTGAGATTATTCAGGGAAGTTCGCAACTGGATACGTCTGCACTCACAGGAGAATCAGTCCCCCGTACCGTTGTAACAGGAGATCTGGTGTTAGCAGGGATGATTAACCAGTCTGGAGGGCTAACCATTCGCGTTACTAAGCCCTTTGACGAGTCTTCCATTGCCAGAATTTTGGACTTGGTGGAAAACGCCAGAAGCAAAAAAGCCGACACGGAAAAGTTTATTACTCGCTTTGCCCGCTACTATACACCCGTTGTGGTGTTTCTTTCCCTAGCAGTTGCCCTGTTACCACCTTTGCTAATTTCGGGAGCAAGCGCAAGTACCTGGACTTATCGAGCCTTGGTGCTGTTGGTGATTTCCTGTCCCTGTGGATTGGTAATTAGTATTCCTCTGGGCTATTTTGGCGGTATTGGAGGGGCAGCCAAGCGCGGTATTTTGATTAAAGGTTCTACGTTTTTAGATGCCTTAACTCAGGTGAAAACCGTCGTCTTTGATAAAACTGGCACCCTTACTAAAGGAAACTTTCGAGTCACCGATATTATTACCCACAATGGTTTGAGTCAAGAGCAACTACTAGAATTAGCTGCTCATGTAGAATCTGGGTCAAATCATCCCGTCGCCCAATCGATTCGACAAGCTCATGGCAAACCGATTGACAGTTCTAAGGTTGAAAATTATCAAGAAATTGCGGGACAGGGTATTCTCGCCCAAATTGATGGAAAAGTTGTCATCGCAGGAAACGATCGCTTACTCCATCGAGAGGGGATTTCCCATCATGTGAGTGTGGCTGATAGTACGGTAGCTCACTTAGCTGTGGATGGTGAATACAGTGGGCGTATCTTAATTGCCGATGAACTCAAAGAAGATGCCATCAATGCCATCCAAGCACTGCACCAACAGCAGATTAAAACTGTAATGCTGACAGGAGACAGTCAAACCATAGCTAATACTATCGCTCGAAGGCTAGGGATAGATGATTTTCAAGCCGAACTCTTACCAGAGGATAAGGTGAATGCTTTAGAGAAGATCCTCACAGCAGTAAACCAAACTAACCATAAAACCGCATTTGTCGGAGATGGCATCAACGACGCACCAGTAATTGCTCGTGCTGATGTGGGCATAGCTATGGGGGGATTAGGCTCAGATGCTGCTATCGAAACCGCCGACGTGGTAATTATGACCGATGCTCCCTCTAAAGTAGCAGAAGCGATCGCCATCGCCCGCCGAACCCTCCGTATTGTTTGGCAAAATATTATTATTGCTTTGGCAGTGAAAGTCGTCTTTATTGCCCTGGGTGCCATGGGGGTAGCAACTCTCTGGGAAGCTGTATTTGCCGATATGGGAGTGGCTCTGTTGGCGATTCTTAATGCTAGTCGGGTATTGCAGATAAGGGAGTAG
- a CDS encoding ArsR/SmtB family transcription factor: protein MADSSSLNKPTVHSSDAPSCDESLVHLDNVWQVQSKVLATEKAQQMAEFFSVLSDPHRLKLLSALAQQELCVCDLAAIVKMGESAVSHQLRVLRSQKLVKYRRQGRNVYYSLADEHIVTLYREVAQHLDQS, encoded by the coding sequence ATGGCTGATTCTAGTTCGTTAAATAAACCAACTGTCCACTCTTCTGATGCTCCAAGCTGTGATGAGTCCCTAGTTCATCTAGATAATGTGTGGCAGGTGCAGAGTAAGGTTTTAGCAACGGAAAAAGCGCAACAGATGGCAGAGTTTTTTAGCGTTCTTTCTGACCCCCATCGGCTAAAGTTGCTTTCAGCCCTCGCACAGCAAGAGCTTTGTGTCTGCGACTTAGCAGCGATAGTAAAAATGGGGGAATCGGCAGTATCTCATCAGCTACGAGTTTTGCGATCGCAAAAGCTAGTAAAATATCGCCGTCAAGGTCGCAACGTTTACTACAGCCTTGCCGATGAACATATTGTGACTTTATATCGAGAGGTAGCTCAACACCTTGATCAAAGTTGA
- a CDS encoding TIGR03279 family radical SAM protein, producing MSQSSIRPVLITKVLPNSIAAEIGFEPGDSIVAINGSHPRDLIDYQFLCADEILELEVLDGAGKTHVIEIEKDYDDDLGLEFETALFDGLIQCNNRCPFCFIDQQPPGKRQSLYFKDDDYRLSFLYGSYLTLTNLTQTEWDRIERMRLSPLYVSVHATEPDVRIRLLKNPRAGLILEQLRWFQERRLQIHAQVVVCPGINDGIHLERTLLDLAQFYTGDLPAVASTAVVPVGLTRFRPQEDELISVTGDKAREVIAQVQRLQEKFKQQLGSTFAWLADEWFLIAREELPPESDYGDYPQIGNGVGSIRLFLKEFQTTAIKRLPNSLEIPRRGTWVVGNAVEKAFEPVVERFNAVAGLEIKMVALSSDYWGQEITVTGLLTGQDLLKGLKGKDLGEMILLPGLMLKHGDTRFLDDMTVAEVADQLKTPIIPVNGIEELIDGAVGNRE from the coding sequence ATGAGTCAAAGCTCGATTCGTCCAGTATTAATCACAAAGGTTCTTCCCAACTCCATTGCTGCTGAGATTGGATTTGAACCAGGGGATTCTATTGTTGCGATCAATGGTAGCCATCCCCGTGATTTGATTGATTATCAATTCCTGTGTGCGGATGAAATTTTAGAACTGGAAGTGCTGGATGGGGCGGGTAAGACTCATGTGATCGAAATTGAGAAAGACTATGATGACGATTTAGGGCTGGAATTCGAGACAGCCTTATTTGATGGTTTGATTCAGTGCAATAATCGTTGCCCATTTTGCTTCATCGACCAACAACCACCAGGTAAGCGCCAAAGCCTTTATTTCAAAGATGATGACTATCGGCTTAGTTTCCTATATGGGTCTTACCTAACCCTGACTAATCTGACTCAAACCGAGTGGGATCGGATCGAACGGATGCGTCTATCTCCTCTTTATGTTTCGGTTCATGCTACTGAACCGGATGTGCGCATACGGTTACTGAAAAATCCCCGGGCTGGGCTAATTTTAGAGCAGTTAAGGTGGTTTCAGGAGCGACGGCTGCAAATTCATGCCCAGGTAGTGGTATGTCCTGGAATTAATGATGGCATTCACTTAGAACGTACTCTGTTAGATTTAGCGCAATTCTATACCGGTGATCTGCCCGCAGTGGCTTCAACCGCAGTAGTACCGGTGGGATTGACTCGATTTCGACCCCAGGAGGATGAACTGATTAGTGTTACTGGGGACAAAGCGAGGGAAGTGATTGCTCAAGTTCAAAGGCTTCAGGAGAAATTTAAGCAGCAGTTGGGGTCTACCTTTGCTTGGTTGGCAGATGAGTGGTTTTTGATTGCCAGAGAAGAGTTACCTCCAGAATCCGATTACGGAGACTACCCTCAAATTGGGAATGGTGTCGGTTCTATTCGTCTGTTCTTGAAAGAATTCCAAACTACTGCTATTAAACGGTTGCCTAATAGTTTAGAAATCCCCCGACGGGGGACTTGGGTAGTGGGTAATGCGGTGGAAAAAGCGTTTGAACCTGTGGTAGAGCGGTTCAATGCTGTGGCAGGATTGGAGATTAAGATGGTTGCGTTATCGAGTGATTACTGGGGTCAGGAGATAACGGTTACTGGCTTGCTGACTGGACAGGATTTACTGAAGGGATTAAAAGGAAAAGACTTAGGAGAAATGATTCTGTTACCTGGGTTGATGCTTAAGCATGGTGATACCCGGTTTCTGGATGATATGACTGTGGCAGAAGTGGCTGATCAGCTCAAGACTCCGATTATTCCGGTTAATGGTATTGAGGAATTGATCGATGGGGCTGTTGGGAATAGGGAGTAG
- a CDS encoding MAC/perforin domain-containing protein, with translation MANNLTGIGYLGCTYDIYGYYARANSVNTSKRLFSLPDADTEITVYGDQYSYPKDAIGTPVLLYEADEKTSSYESTEELYTKMSVSANLSGSYGLFSSEVSAKYSESYTSSSYFYHVEKSGYVNSYKLTLDLDYALNNLDEDFKDDLYNMKADELVAKYGTHFLYEAVFGGRWSYSQSVSKFSYSSSQEAEVQVDANYGDYSGSISTSNQTDESQSNNQSNGEFWCIGGTPETLEDFNDWAASVSGNFVLVDFTSDSLKKISELVENDDARKNEIDAAIQAVLDAGTNPSSTELTTSSQTHEWIAGDNEDMEVDSLAKDGYAVVGFGGRIKDKKVNLTAVCYLNLSTAQRQWKVFGDETTFNQTDYEILGEVPEGCVVTGIGLKGEGSKFTKMVLYYQELTPGSSTNNYLETNLQSIAFKGKNEESSPDSSYEVEFNPGDNNDMVITGIAVGYRGKKEKVNYLKLYRNTIVEK, from the coding sequence ATGGCTAATAATCTAACCGGCATCGGATATCTTGGCTGTACCTACGACATCTACGGTTACTATGCCCGCGCTAACTCCGTAAATACCAGCAAGCGACTGTTTTCTTTGCCTGACGCAGATACAGAAATCACGGTCTACGGTGATCAATATTCTTACCCCAAGGATGCCATAGGCACTCCTGTCTTATTATACGAAGCTGATGAGAAAACCTCCTCTTACGAAAGTACTGAAGAACTATACACCAAGATGTCAGTTTCTGCCAACTTGTCCGGTTCCTATGGTCTGTTTAGCTCCGAAGTTTCGGCTAAATACTCAGAGTCATACACCAGTAGCAGCTACTTCTATCATGTTGAAAAATCGGGCTATGTCAATTCCTACAAGTTGACCCTGGATCTCGACTATGCCCTGAATAATCTTGATGAGGACTTCAAGGATGACCTCTACAACATGAAAGCCGACGAGTTAGTGGCAAAATACGGCACTCACTTTCTCTACGAGGCTGTTTTCGGCGGTCGCTGGTCTTATAGTCAAAGCGTCTCAAAATTCAGTTATAGCAGCTCCCAGGAAGCCGAAGTGCAAGTAGATGCAAACTATGGCGATTACTCGGGATCAATTTCCACTTCTAACCAGACCGACGAGTCGCAATCGAACAATCAATCTAATGGCGAGTTTTGGTGCATCGGTGGCACTCCCGAAACTTTGGAGGACTTTAATGATTGGGCTGCATCGGTTTCTGGTAATTTCGTCCTCGTGGACTTTACCTCTGACTCCCTGAAGAAGATTTCGGAGTTAGTGGAGAATGATGACGCTCGCAAAAATGAAATCGACGCAGCCATCCAAGCTGTTCTTGATGCAGGTACGAACCCTAGTAGTACTGAGCTCACTACCAGTTCTCAAACGCACGAGTGGATCGCAGGCGACAATGAAGATATGGAGGTAGACTCACTAGCCAAGGATGGCTACGCAGTAGTTGGCTTTGGAGGTCGGATTAAGGACAAGAAGGTCAATCTTACTGCCGTGTGCTACCTTAATCTGTCTACAGCCCAACGTCAGTGGAAGGTTTTTGGAGACGAAACTACCTTTAACCAGACCGATTACGAAATCCTAGGGGAAGTCCCAGAGGGCTGTGTAGTGACGGGCATTGGCTTGAAGGGAGAGGGTAGCAAGTTCACCAAAATGGTGCTTTACTACCAAGAACTCACCCCTGGTAGCTCCACGAACAACTATCTCGAGACCAACCTACAGTCAATTGCTTTTAAGGGTAAAAACGAAGAAAGTTCTCCTGATAGTAGCTACGAGGTTGAGTTTAATCCCGGTGATAATAATGATATGGTGATTACGGGCATTGCCGTGGGGTACCGTGGCAAAAAGGAAAAGGTCAATTACCTCAAACTTTATCGCAATACTATAGTGGAAAAATGA
- a CDS encoding adenylate kinase, with protein sequence MQPIAIPSYLFPVPCSLFPLISSLFPVPCSLFPVPCSLLPTPCSLTMNRVAVFGNAGAGKSTLSKRLAEITGLPLVHLDSMKYRPGGAEVPHAEFKAAHDHLLQQEQWIVDGFVSLDTVWQRLDVADTLVYLDMAVLRHYWWVTKRFVKGLWVPPEGWPENSPLVKGTLNSYNTVWLCHKKLTPKYRTYVEAAKATKQVYHLRSPQEVKDFLQTMVTEFEG encoded by the coding sequence ATGCAGCCCATCGCTATTCCCTCTTATCTCTTCCCTGTTCCCTGTTCCCTGTTCCCTCTTATCTCTTCCCTGTTCCCTGTTCCCTGTTCCCTGTTCCCTGTTCCCTGTTCCCTGCTCCCTACTCCCTGTTCCCTAACTATGAATAGAGTTGCAGTATTTGGCAATGCTGGCGCTGGCAAATCGACCCTCAGCAAACGTTTAGCCGAAATAACTGGATTACCCCTGGTACACCTGGATTCCATGAAATATAGACCGGGCGGTGCTGAGGTGCCCCATGCCGAGTTTAAAGCCGCCCATGATCACCTCTTGCAACAGGAGCAATGGATCGTTGATGGATTTGTCTCACTCGATACCGTGTGGCAACGGCTAGATGTAGCCGATACCCTGGTCTATCTGGATATGGCTGTGCTGCGACATTACTGGTGGGTCACAAAGCGATTTGTTAAAGGTCTTTGGGTGCCACCGGAAGGCTGGCCTGAAAATAGTCCCCTAGTAAAAGGCACACTGAATTCCTATAACACGGTCTGGCTGTGTCATAAAAAGCTAACGCCCAAGTACCGAACTTATGTGGAAGCGGCTAAAGCAACAAAGCAGGTTTACCATTTGCGATCGCCCCAAGAGGTAAAGGATTTTTTGCAAACTATGGTTACAGAATTTGAAGGGTAG
- a CDS encoding undecaprenyl-diphosphate phosphatase: MTIFQAVVLGFVQGFTEFLPISSTAHLKVVPVTLGWGDPGVAFTAVIQLGSIAAVVWYFWGDLSKLTTGAFKAIRKSDYQSQDFQMALGIALGTLPIVFFGLLIKIFIPDYDNSPIRSTMSIAYVSIVMGLLMGVSEVVGKRKRNFEDLGLKDGIGMGLAQALALMPGVSRSGSTLTAGLFMGLERATAARFSFLLGIPAITLAGLVELVGLLKDGIGDTGAMSLIVGVISSAVFSYVAIAWMINYLKKQGVWIFVWYRLLFGLVILGAIITGLLENS, from the coding sequence ATGACTATTTTTCAGGCTGTGGTGCTGGGTTTTGTACAGGGCTTTACAGAATTCCTGCCTATCAGTAGTACCGCTCATCTAAAAGTGGTACCTGTGACCTTAGGCTGGGGTGATCCAGGAGTTGCGTTTACGGCTGTGATTCAACTAGGCTCCATTGCGGCGGTGGTGTGGTACTTCTGGGGAGACTTGAGTAAACTCACTACTGGCGCATTCAAAGCTATCCGTAAATCCGATTACCAATCCCAAGACTTCCAGATGGCCCTGGGAATTGCGTTGGGAACCCTACCCATCGTCTTCTTTGGACTGCTGATTAAAATCTTTATCCCTGATTATGATAATTCTCCGATACGGAGTACCATGTCAATCGCCTATGTCTCGATTGTGATGGGTTTGTTGATGGGTGTTTCTGAAGTCGTGGGTAAGCGTAAGCGTAACTTTGAGGATTTAGGTCTTAAAGATGGGATCGGGATGGGCTTAGCTCAGGCGTTGGCTTTAATGCCTGGTGTCTCCCGGTCTGGCTCAACTCTCACTGCTGGTTTATTCATGGGTTTGGAACGAGCAACCGCAGCACGATTTTCCTTTTTGTTGGGCATCCCAGCAATTACCTTAGCTGGTTTAGTGGAGTTAGTCGGTTTGCTCAAAGATGGCATCGGGGATACTGGCGCAATGTCACTGATTGTAGGGGTGATTTCATCAGCAGTATTTTCCTACGTAGCGATCGCATGGATGATAAACTACCTAAAGAAACAAGGTGTCTGGATATTTGTCTGGTATCGGTTACTGTTTGGGTTAGTAATTTTAGGTGCTATCATAACTGGGCTGTTAGAAAATAGTTAG
- a CDS encoding DUF3120 domain-containing protein, with product MPPRGVSNPQGWLLFAAASFLVSVPVFFQAPLVRLLPLLSLAITLAWVWLGVKLLQRPSTQVWGDLLLGFSWSWLAGSLYWGWLRTEPLWHLPVEAIGLPFALWGLWRGWGKVGNLFYLGSLFGTAMTDIYFYLTNLITYWRQVMVVEPVLAKPIFQNAIAQVQTPWGISWAVVLVATLGIVGLWSLTKEQPYWWTFSGAVLSTIVVDSLFWLAANLA from the coding sequence ATCCCCCCTAGGGGAGTTAGTAATCCTCAAGGATGGCTATTATTTGCTGCCGCCTCCTTCCTGGTTTCTGTGCCAGTGTTCTTCCAAGCTCCCCTAGTGCGGCTTTTGCCACTGTTGAGTTTAGCCATCACCCTAGCTTGGGTGTGGCTGGGTGTAAAACTGCTCCAACGTCCATCAACCCAAGTCTGGGGTGACTTGCTGTTGGGATTTAGCTGGAGTTGGCTGGCTGGTTCATTATATTGGGGTTGGTTGCGCACTGAACCTCTATGGCATTTACCCGTAGAGGCAATTGGTCTACCATTTGCTCTGTGGGGATTGTGGCGGGGTTGGGGAAAGGTAGGAAATCTGTTTTACTTGGGTTCGTTATTCGGTACAGCCATGACCGACATCTATTTCTACTTGACGAATCTAATTACTTACTGGCGTCAGGTGATGGTAGTAGAGCCAGTACTGGCAAAACCAATCTTTCAAAATGCGATCGCACAAGTCCAAACTCCTTGGGGAATTAGCTGGGCAGTGGTTTTGGTTGCTACGCTAGGAATAGTTGGTCTTTGGTCATTGACAAAAGAACAGCCCTATTGGTGGACGTTTAGTGGAGCCGTGTTGAGTACAATCGTGGTAGATAGTCTTTTTTGGTTGGCAGCTAACCTAGCATGA